One genomic region from Clostridium saccharobutylicum DSM 13864 encodes:
- a CDS encoding SulP family inorganic anion transporter, producing the protein MMSKFFSMIKNREITKQQVAKDIIAGIIVAVIALPLSIALAISSGVSPEKGLITAIFAGFIISLLGGSKVQIGGPTGAFVVIIYSIIQEYGLNGLITATIMAGIILVVMGLLRFGSLIKYIPKTITIGFTAGIAITLMSTQIKDFFGLHIDNVPSEFIQKWESYFANITSLNIWSLIIGLGSIFIIVLWPKVNKTIPGSMIALIIATLAVKLFNLPVETIGSRFVEISSSIPTPIAPTINISTINKLFTPAITIAILAALESLLSAVVADGMINDTHDSNMELVAQGLANIVSGLFGGIPATGAIARTAANVRSGGKSPISGMVHALVLLATMLVLMPLAKMIPMTVLAAILMVVSYNMGEWKQFRALLRAPKSDVIVLLVTFVCTVVFDLVVAIGIGMLMTMALFMKRISETTEIRDLVNEKAFDDELAAVLEKADGKINVYQINGPMFFGVVQEFILKMKELEATTEVVILDMRHTHAVDASAMDALSTLHKHCNRLNIKLYLTHVQEQPMKVLNNMGFAVKIGESNIYETKTEAIEKAYDYVKNLQVS; encoded by the coding sequence ATGATGTCCAAGTTCTTTTCTATGATTAAGAACAGGGAAATTACAAAACAACAAGTTGCGAAGGATATCATAGCAGGAATTATTGTTGCAGTAATAGCATTACCATTATCAATAGCTCTTGCGATATCATCAGGTGTTTCACCAGAAAAAGGCCTTATTACAGCAATATTCGCTGGATTTATTATTTCTTTGTTAGGTGGTAGTAAGGTTCAAATAGGTGGCCCGACAGGAGCATTTGTTGTAATAATTTATTCAATAATTCAGGAATATGGATTAAATGGATTGATTACGGCAACTATAATGGCTGGTATTATATTAGTTGTGATGGGATTATTAAGATTTGGATCACTAATTAAGTATATACCAAAGACAATTACAATAGGATTCACGGCAGGTATTGCAATAACATTAATGTCCACACAAATTAAAGATTTTTTTGGATTACATATAGATAATGTGCCGTCAGAGTTTATACAGAAATGGGAGAGTTATTTTGCAAATATTACTTCGCTAAATATATGGTCGTTAATTATCGGATTAGGTTCTATTTTTATTATAGTTCTTTGGCCTAAGGTTAATAAGACAATACCAGGATCGATGATTGCACTAATTATTGCTACATTGGCAGTTAAATTATTCAACTTGCCTGTAGAAACTATAGGCAGTAGATTTGTCGAAATTTCTTCATCTATACCAACACCAATTGCACCAACAATTAATATCTCGACAATAAATAAATTATTTACACCAGCTATAACAATAGCAATATTAGCTGCATTAGAATCATTACTATCAGCAGTTGTGGCAGATGGAATGATTAATGATACACATGATTCTAATATGGAACTTGTAGCACAAGGATTAGCTAATATCGTATCAGGACTATTTGGTGGAATACCAGCTACAGGAGCAATAGCAAGAACTGCTGCAAATGTAAGATCTGGTGGAAAAAGTCCTATATCAGGAATGGTTCATGCTTTAGTGTTATTGGCTACAATGTTAGTTCTAATGCCACTTGCTAAAATGATACCAATGACAGTACTTGCTGCTATATTGATGGTTGTATCATATAACATGGGTGAATGGAAACAATTTAGAGCTTTATTAAGAGCTCCTAAAAGTGATGTTATTGTATTGTTAGTTACCTTTGTATGCACGGTTGTATTTGATTTAGTTGTAGCGATTGGAATAGGAATGCTTATGACTATGGCATTGTTTATGAAGAGAATATCTGAAACAACTGAAATAAGGGATTTAGTAAACGAGAAAGCATTTGATGATGAACTAGCAGCAGTACTGGAAAAGGCAGATGGAAAGATAAATGTATATCAAATTAATGGTCCAATGTTTTTTGGTGTAGTACAAGAATTTATTTTAAAAATGAAAGAGCTAGAAGCGACAACAGAGGTAGTTATTTTAGATATGAGACATACTCATGCAGTTGATGCTTCAGCAATGGATGCATTGAGTACATTACATAAACACTGCAATAGGTTAAATATAAAGCTATATTTAACACATGTTCAAGAACAGCCTATGAAGGTATTGAATAATATGGGATTTGCAGTTAAGATTGGAGAAAGTAACATATACGAAACTAAAACAGAGGCTATAGAAAAAGCTTATGATTATGTGAAAAACTTACAAGTATCGTAA
- the dapA gene encoding 4-hydroxy-tetrahydrodipicolinate synthase, protein MKVQGVIIPLLTPFKDGKIDFKSYERMVNHYIDEGVSGIIPLGTTGESPTILCDEYEEVLSKTMEYNNNRVQVYTGLGGNHTSEVVKKLKIAERNRVNGILSVAPYYSRPNQRGLYEHFKNISQSTDLDIIIYNIPYRTGTNVENETIFRLAELKNIIGIKDCSGNIKQTADLLINRPKDFSILTGEDAYFYTTLTLGGDGGIMASASLRTREFIEVYNLVKENNHQAALEKWRDLYNMIPLLFAEPNPTPLKYCLKKLNLIDSDEVRLPMVNITSELESRLDNILI, encoded by the coding sequence ATGAAAGTACAAGGTGTAATAATACCATTACTTACACCATTTAAAGATGGAAAGATAGACTTTAAGTCATATGAAAGAATGGTAAATCACTATATAGATGAAGGTGTTAGTGGAATTATACCACTTGGAACTACTGGAGAATCACCTACTATTTTGTGTGATGAATATGAAGAAGTTTTAAGTAAAACAATGGAATATAATAATAATAGGGTACAAGTATATACAGGATTAGGTGGTAATCATACTAGCGAAGTAGTTAAGAAATTAAAAATTGCAGAGAGGAATAGAGTAAATGGAATATTATCTGTAGCACCATATTATTCAAGACCTAATCAAAGAGGACTTTATGAACATTTTAAAAATATATCTCAATCTACTGATTTAGATATTATAATTTATAATATTCCATATAGAACTGGAACTAATGTAGAAAATGAAACTATATTTAGATTAGCTGAACTTAAAAATATAATTGGAATAAAAGATTGTTCAGGTAATATCAAACAGACAGCGGATCTATTAATCAATAGACCAAAGGATTTTTCAATATTAACAGGAGAAGATGCATATTTTTATACTACACTTACACTTGGTGGAGATGGTGGAATAATGGCTTCGGCTAGCCTTAGAACTAGAGAGTTCATTGAGGTGTACAATTTGGTAAAGGAAAATAATCATCAAGCTGCACTTGAAAAATGGAGAGATTTATATAATATGATACCATTATTGTTTGCAGAACCAAATCCAACACCATTAAAATATTGTTTAAAGAAATTAAATTTAATTGATTCTGATGAAGTTAGATTACCAATGGTTAATATAACAAGTGAATTAGAAAGTAGGCTGGACAATATACTAATATAA
- a CDS encoding sulfite exporter TauE/SafE family protein — protein MYSYEMMLMIICPLVFCAGFVDAAAGGGGLISLPAYIFAGIPIHIAYGTNKFANCIGTSIASVKFFKSGNIKIKPGILSAVGALIGSWFGTKLVLFLDEKYLRYCLMIILPIVAIFLLFNRRFGSEDYMKELKNKKLYFIAFFIGLIIGAYDGFFGPGTGTFLVLAFTSLLGFNLITASGNAKLVNLASNLSSLVLYILNGKVLYSVGLPAAICAVLGNYLGAYFAIKNGAKVIKPVILLVVIMLFGKVIYSFL, from the coding sequence ATGTATTCTTATGAAATGATGTTGATGATTATATGTCCATTAGTATTTTGTGCAGGATTTGTTGATGCTGCGGCTGGAGGAGGTGGATTAATATCATTACCAGCATATATTTTTGCAGGTATTCCTATACATATTGCTTATGGAACTAATAAGTTTGCTAATTGTATTGGAACATCTATTGCATCTGTTAAGTTTTTTAAAAGTGGAAATATTAAAATAAAACCTGGAATTTTATCTGCAGTTGGGGCACTTATTGGTTCATGGTTTGGAACAAAACTTGTATTGTTCTTAGATGAGAAGTATTTAAGATATTGTTTAATGATAATTTTACCTATAGTAGCTATATTTTTGCTTTTTAATAGAAGGTTTGGATCAGAAGACTATATGAAAGAATTAAAAAATAAAAAGCTTTATTTTATAGCATTTTTTATAGGATTAATCATAGGTGCATATGATGGATTCTTTGGACCAGGAACAGGAACATTTTTAGTATTAGCATTTACATCTTTGTTAGGCTTTAATTTGATTACTGCATCAGGTAATGCTAAATTAGTAAATTTGGCATCTAATCTTTCATCGCTTGTACTATATATATTAAATGGAAAAGTCCTATATTCGGTGGGATTACCAGCAGCGATTTGTGCAGTGTTAGGAAATTATTTAGGTGCATATTTTGCTATTAAAAATGGAGCGAAAGTTATTAAACCGGTTATTTTACTTGTTGTGATTATGTTATTTGGAAAAGTAATCTATAGTTTTTTATAG
- the pdxT gene encoding pyridoxal 5'-phosphate synthase glutaminase subunit PdxT, whose protein sequence is MKIGVLSFQGGVVEHLNQIKQLGYEGIEVKKENDLNDIDAIILPGGESTTIGKLLNITQLMKPLREKIKAGLPTWGTCAGMILLAKEIEDEKTNYLATMDIKVKRNAFGTQIDSFKMNKIIEEASNKEIELVFIRAPYITEVKNNVEILCEVNNNIIAVKQDNMIATSFHPELTDDLTFLRYFLDNVVEKNMNGVFRS, encoded by the coding sequence ATGAAAATTGGAGTATTATCATTTCAAGGTGGTGTAGTTGAACATTTAAATCAAATAAAACAATTAGGGTATGAAGGTATTGAAGTTAAAAAAGAAAATGATTTGAATGATATTGATGCTATAATACTGCCAGGTGGTGAGAGTACAACAATAGGTAAGCTTCTTAATATAACACAATTAATGAAGCCGTTAAGAGAAAAAATAAAAGCTGGGTTACCAACTTGGGGGACTTGTGCGGGAATGATACTTTTAGCAAAGGAAATAGAGGACGAGAAAACAAATTATCTTGCAACTATGGACATTAAGGTGAAAAGAAATGCATTTGGGACTCAAATAGATAGTTTCAAAATGAACAAGATTATAGAAGAAGCATCTAATAAGGAAATAGAACTTGTTTTTATAAGAGCACCTTATATAACAGAAGTAAAAAATAATGTTGAGATTTTATGTGAAGTTAATAATAATATAATAGCTGTTAAACAAGATAATATGATAGCTACATCATTTCATCCAGAATTAACTGATGATTTAACATTTTTAAGATATTTTTTAGATAATGTTGTAGAAAAGAACATGAATGGGGTATTTCGTAGTTAG
- the pdxS gene encoding pyridoxal 5'-phosphate synthase lyase subunit PdxS, with protein sequence MERDVINKNLAQMLKGGVIMDVTNKEEAIIAEKAGACAVMALERVPSDIRKEGGVARMSDPKMIKEIQEAVSIPVMAKVRIGHFVEAQILEALNIDFIDESEVLTPADDKYHINKEEFKVPFVCGATNIGEALRRIGEGASMIRTKGEAGTGDVVNAVTHMRTMNDQIKEIQKAGKEELMTIAKNYGAPYDLVKYIWENGKLPVVNFAAGGIATPADAALMMQLGSEGVFVGSGIFKSDNPEKRARAIVLATTYYNDPKKLAEVSEDLGGAMSGINANEVATKYAERGW encoded by the coding sequence ATGGAAAGAGATGTAATAAATAAAAATCTTGCTCAAATGTTAAAGGGCGGAGTAATTATGGATGTAACTAATAAAGAAGAAGCTATTATTGCAGAAAAGGCAGGGGCATGTGCTGTAATGGCTCTTGAAAGAGTACCTTCTGATATAAGAAAAGAAGGTGGAGTTGCTAGAATGTCAGATCCTAAAATGATAAAAGAGATACAAGAGGCTGTATCAATTCCAGTTATGGCTAAGGTTAGAATAGGACATTTTGTAGAGGCACAAATTTTAGAAGCATTAAATATTGATTTTATTGATGAAAGTGAAGTGCTTACACCAGCTGATGATAAATATCATATAAATAAAGAGGAATTTAAGGTTCCATTTGTATGTGGTGCAACTAATATTGGAGAAGCATTAAGAAGAATTGGTGAAGGTGCATCAATGATAAGAACTAAAGGTGAAGCAGGTACAGGTGATGTAGTGAATGCTGTTACACATATGAGAACTATGAATGATCAAATTAAAGAAATACAAAAAGCAGGTAAAGAAGAGTTGATGACAATAGCTAAGAATTATGGAGCTCCATATGATTTAGTTAAATATATATGGGAAAATGGTAAGCTTCCAGTGGTTAACTTTGCAGCAGGTGGAATTGCAACTCCAGCAGATGCTGCACTTATGATGCAGTTAGGCAGTGAAGGTGTATTTGTAGGATCAGGAATATTTAAATCTGATAATCCAGAGAAGAGAGCTAGAGCAATAGTTCTTGCAACGACATATTACAATGATCCTAAAAAGTTAGCAGAGGTTTCAGAAGATTTAGGTGGAGCTATGAGTGGTATAAATGCAAATGAAGTAGCTACAAAGTACGCTGAAAGAGGATGGTAA
- a CDS encoding TRM11 family SAM-dependent methyltransferase has translation MNKNILNFKGEKYLYVINYPKSEESLCNMEMKCLFKKTPDKKYFFSNCYVNPSRSPFIKDMVSVIYEENSLENIVNKVIEDNLSYDDFKVCYIKLEDGDISYEERLRSVREIGLVINGQSEMHNPKITLGITNIDGKWVFGEYKRNNFAWHIHDTKPYSYSNSLSLRVARALVNIAVENNLNCKLIDPCCGVGTVVIEALSMDIDVKGCEINNSIAENAKRNLEFFGYENVITSGDMHKIKEKYDIAIIDLPYGLFTKTTLNEQRALIKGARRISDKLVIVTLEDMSKYIEDAGFNIVDTCYVCKGKFKRHISICK, from the coding sequence TTGAATAAAAATATATTAAATTTTAAAGGTGAAAAATATTTATACGTTATTAATTATCCAAAGTCTGAAGAAAGCTTATGCAACATGGAAATGAAATGTTTATTTAAAAAAACTCCAGATAAGAAATACTTTTTTTCCAATTGCTATGTTAATCCATCTAGAAGTCCTTTTATAAAAGATATGGTTTCGGTAATATACGAGGAAAATTCATTGGAGAATATAGTGAATAAAGTTATAGAAGATAATTTATCATATGATGATTTTAAAGTATGTTATATAAAACTTGAAGATGGAGACATAAGTTATGAAGAAAGGCTTAGGAGCGTAAGAGAGATAGGTCTTGTTATAAATGGTCAATCAGAAATGCATAATCCTAAAATAACATTAGGAATTACAAATATTGATGGAAAATGGGTATTTGGTGAATATAAGAGAAATAATTTTGCTTGGCATATTCATGATACTAAACCTTATTCATATTCCAATTCTCTAAGTTTAAGAGTAGCAAGAGCGTTAGTTAATATAGCAGTTGAAAATAATTTAAATTGCAAACTAATAGACCCTTGTTGTGGAGTGGGTACTGTCGTTATAGAAGCTCTTTCAATGGACATTGATGTAAAAGGATGTGAAATTAACAATAGTATTGCAGAGAATGCTAAAAGAAATTTAGAGTTTTTTGGATATGAAAATGTGATTACTAGCGGAGATATGCACAAGATAAAAGAAAAATATGATATTGCAATTATAGACTTGCCTTATGGATTATTTACGAAAACAACTCTTAATGAACAGAGAGCTCTTATAAAAGGTGCTCGTAGAATTTCGGATAAATTAGTTATAGTTACGCTTGAAGATATGAGTAAATATATTGAAGATGCTGGCTTTAATATTGTAGATACATGTTATGTTTGTAAAGGTAAGTTTAAAAGGCATATAAGTATATGTAAATAG
- a CDS encoding tRNA 2-thiocytidine biosynthesis TtcA family protein has protein sequence MQKLLSKLRQAINDFSLIKDGDKIAVGLSGGKDSLTLLHLLNSYKKFSPQSFDLIAITLNPGGVNNAPLHELCKNLNVPFHEIQTDIGEIVFEIKKEKNPCSLCAKLRRGILNNTAKELGCNKVALGHHKDDAIETLLMSISYEGRVNCFSPKTFMDKDAITLIRPMVYIAENSIRNIAKKYNFPIIKNPCPADGKTTRQDIKELIVELNNRMPGFKENLFGCLNNSDQLFIWDKKLISKQ, from the coding sequence ATGCAAAAGCTTCTTAGTAAATTGCGTCAAGCCATAAATGATTTCAGCTTAATTAAGGATGGAGATAAAATAGCTGTTGGACTTTCTGGTGGCAAGGATAGTTTAACATTACTTCATTTATTAAATTCATATAAAAAGTTTTCACCACAATCTTTCGATTTAATAGCAATTACTTTAAATCCAGGTGGAGTCAATAATGCACCTCTTCATGAACTTTGTAAAAATTTAAATGTTCCTTTTCATGAAATACAAACTGATATAGGTGAAATTGTATTTGAAATAAAAAAAGAAAAAAATCCATGTTCATTATGCGCTAAGCTTAGACGTGGAATTTTAAATAATACAGCTAAGGAACTTGGATGTAATAAAGTAGCATTAGGTCATCATAAGGATGATGCTATAGAAACCCTTCTTATGTCTATATCATACGAAGGTCGTGTTAATTGTTTCTCTCCAAAAACATTTATGGATAAGGATGCTATAACATTAATTCGTCCGATGGTTTATATTGCAGAAAATTCTATTAGAAATATTGCAAAGAAATACAATTTTCCAATAATAAAAAATCCTTGTCCTGCTGATGGAAAAACTACAAGACAGGATATTAAAGAATTAATAGTTGAACTCAATAATAGAATGCCAGGATTTAAAGAAAATCTATTTGGCTGCTTAAACAATTCTGATCAGCTTTTTATTTGGGATAAAAAATTAATATCTAAACAATAA